From the Desulfovibrio sp. JY genome, one window contains:
- a CDS encoding sigma-54 dependent transcriptional regulator, translated as MAKILVIDDDTHIREVCKLVIESMGHEVTAKPSLGKGLEALDAEFYDVVYLDVDLPDGNGLLSIPKITDRDKAPEVIIFTGASYPNGAELAIKNGAWDYIEKPATAESMTLPLIRALQYRKEKFAHRPPTVALKRDGIIGNSQRVAACLDLVAQAANADANTLITGETGTGKELFARAIHDNSERAEGPFVVVDCSSLTETLIESVLFGHAKGAFTGAEKKQEGLIKQADKGTLFLDEVGELPFAQQKAFLRVLQERRFRPVGAKEEETSDFRLVAATNKDLEAMVAAGDFRNDLLFRLRTMHIHIPPLRQRGEDIRELTIYYMNAFCKKYKVPLKGFSPEFLDSLTEYDWPGNVRELVNLMENIIVRAQFEPTLYPKHLPPEVRIRIMSGKRQEAANGQELELAPQLEQPEAAHGEMTITPFDNYKKETEFRYFKALMQQAGGDIHKACEMSDLGKQSLYRYLRIHGIATRP; from the coding sequence ATGGCGAAGATTCTGGTTATCGACGACGACACCCATATTCGAGAAGTGTGCAAGCTGGTCATCGAAAGCATGGGCCACGAGGTCACGGCCAAGCCCAGCCTGGGCAAGGGACTCGAGGCCCTGGATGCGGAATTTTACGACGTGGTCTACCTCGACGTGGACCTGCCCGACGGCAACGGCCTGCTGTCCATTCCCAAGATCACCGACCGCGACAAGGCGCCGGAAGTCATTATCTTCACCGGCGCAAGCTACCCCAACGGCGCGGAGCTGGCCATCAAAAACGGCGCCTGGGACTACATCGAAAAGCCGGCCACGGCCGAGTCCATGACCCTGCCGCTGATCCGCGCCCTGCAGTACCGCAAGGAGAAATTCGCCCACCGCCCCCCCACCGTGGCCTTAAAGCGCGACGGCATCATCGGCAATAGCCAGCGCGTGGCCGCCTGCCTGGATCTCGTGGCCCAGGCCGCCAACGCCGACGCCAATACGCTCATCACCGGCGAGACCGGCACCGGCAAGGAACTTTTCGCCCGGGCCATCCACGACAACAGCGAACGGGCCGAGGGGCCGTTCGTGGTGGTCGATTGCTCGAGCCTCACCGAAACGCTCATCGAGTCCGTACTCTTCGGCCATGCCAAGGGCGCTTTTACCGGCGCGGAAAAAAAGCAGGAAGGGCTCATCAAGCAGGCCGACAAGGGAACGCTCTTTCTCGACGAGGTGGGTGAACTCCCTTTTGCCCAGCAAAAGGCCTTTTTGCGCGTGCTCCAGGAGCGCCGCTTCCGTCCGGTCGGGGCCAAGGAAGAGGAGACGAGCGATTTCCGGCTGGTGGCCGCCACCAACAAGGACCTCGAGGCCATGGTCGCCGCAGGCGATTTCCGCAACGACCTGCTCTTCCGCCTGCGCACCATGCATATCCACATTCCGCCCCTGCGTCAGCGCGGCGAGGATATCCGGGAACTGACCATCTATTACATGAACGCCTTTTGCAAAAAGTACAAAGTGCCGCTCAAGGGCTTTTCCCCGGAGTTCCTCGACAGCCTCACGGAATACGACTGGCCGGGCAACGTGCGCGAACTGGTCAACCTCATGGAAAACATCATCGTGCGCGCCCAGTTCGAGCCCACGCTGTATCCCAAGCACCTGCCGCCCGAAGTGCGCATCCGCATCATGAGCGGCAAACGCCAGGAAGCGGCCAACGGCCAGGAGCTGGAACTGGCGCCGCAGCTCGAACAGCCCGAAGCCGCCCATGGCGAGATGACCATCACGCCCTTCGACAACTACAAGAAGGAAACCGAGTTCCGGTATTTCAAGGCGCTCATGCAGCAGGCCGGCGGCGACATCCACAAAGCCTGCGAGATGTCCGACCTCGGCAAGCAAAGCCTCTACCGCTACCTGCGCATTCACGGCATCGCGACGCGTCCGTAA
- the guaD gene encoding guanine deaminase: protein MEKGGASRCAIRGMFFDFLDDPWKHAGKEHEAARFLRDGLLVVENGMIRDFGLFEDVSPRHPGVEIVSLPGRLLLPGFIDGHVHFPQLRVMGAYGRHLLDWLQQRVFPEERKYGDRDYADKAAGLFFDALLAAGTTTCQAFTTSHPAATEAFFEEAARRNMRVLSGLTGMDRFAPEVSCVGSGDFYRESRRLIDRYHRQRRNLYVITPRFAVGCTEAMLEQSRRLKAEFPDCWVNTHISENPAEVRVAKELFPDCPDYTAVYERYGLLGPKCTAGHGIWLSDDEMRRFSAAGAAIAFCPLSNFFLGSGLFRLGRAMDPEHPVKVVLGSDIGGGNALSLLRVMEEAYKVGMCNATLLDGSLDPRAMDLAEAERNKLSPYRAYYLSTLGGARALCLDDLLGNFEPGKEADFVALDWSAGQAAMAWRQSLAATDASGPRTIDEAAELLFGVMAMGDDRNVDETWIAGRLAYKKAATA from the coding sequence ATGGAGAAAGGCGGCGCATCGCGATGCGCCATTCGCGGCATGTTTTTCGACTTCCTGGACGATCCCTGGAAGCATGCCGGCAAGGAGCATGAGGCGGCCCGTTTCCTGCGCGATGGCCTTCTGGTCGTCGAGAACGGGATGATACGCGATTTCGGCCTGTTCGAGGACGTTTCGCCCCGCCACCCAGGCGTGGAGATCGTCTCCTTGCCGGGCCGGCTTCTCTTGCCGGGCTTTATCGACGGCCATGTCCATTTTCCCCAGCTGCGCGTGATGGGGGCCTATGGCAGGCATCTGCTCGACTGGTTGCAACAGCGGGTTTTCCCCGAGGAACGCAAGTACGGCGACCGCGATTATGCCGACAAGGCGGCCGGGCTTTTCTTCGATGCGTTGCTGGCCGCCGGCACCACGACCTGCCAGGCCTTTACGACAAGCCATCCGGCCGCGACCGAGGCCTTTTTCGAGGAGGCCGCGCGGCGCAACATGCGCGTGCTCTCGGGGCTGACCGGTATGGACCGCTTCGCACCCGAAGTGAGCTGTGTCGGTTCGGGCGATTTCTACCGCGAGTCCAGGCGCCTTATCGACCGCTATCACCGGCAGAGGCGCAACCTCTACGTCATTACGCCCCGGTTTGCCGTGGGCTGCACGGAGGCCATGCTGGAGCAAAGCCGCCGGCTCAAGGCGGAATTCCCCGATTGCTGGGTCAATACCCACATTTCGGAAAATCCGGCGGAAGTCCGCGTGGCCAAGGAGCTCTTCCCGGATTGTCCGGACTACACGGCCGTCTACGAGCGCTACGGCCTGCTCGGGCCCAAGTGTACCGCCGGGCACGGCATCTGGCTGTCGGACGACGAGATGCGGCGGTTTTCCGCAGCCGGCGCGGCCATTGCCTTTTGTCCGCTGTCCAATTTCTTTCTCGGCAGCGGTTTATTCCGGCTGGGCCGGGCCATGGACCCCGAGCATCCGGTGAAAGTCGTTTTGGGCAGCGACATCGGCGGCGGCAATGCCTTGTCGCTTTTGCGCGTGATGGAGGAGGCCTACAAGGTCGGCATGTGCAACGCGACGTTGCTCGACGGCTCCCTCGACCCGCGCGCGATGGATCTGGCCGAGGCCGAGCGCAACAAGCTCTCCCCGTACCGGGCCTACTACCTGTCCACCCTTGGCGGGGCGCGCGCCCTGTGTCTCGACGACCTTCTCGGCAATTTCGAGCCGGGCAAGGAGGCCGATTTCGTGGCCCTGGACTGGAGTGCCGGCCAGGCGGCCATGGCCTGGCGTCAGTCCCTGGCCGCAACGGACGCGAGCGGACCGCGCACCATCGACGAGGCGGCCGAGCTCCTTTTCGGCGTCATGGCCATGGGCGACGACCGCAACGTGGACGAAACGTGGATTGCCGGGAGGCTGGCCTACAAGAAGGCCGCGACTGCCTGA
- a CDS encoding alpha/beta hydrolase: MTGRFFLSGWAGPETLFPDFPSGWIVRAPFLDGDEETLVAEIARSGGTALVGWSTGAHMIVKHAARLVPRFGRIVLFAPFARFGDSLPGRITRAMATGLAADAESTTRAFWKNCGVPGAPAWNPDWAAPLTAGLAYLLASEATGTPVPAGNVTVFHGNADRIVRRQAVYKALALLPGARFTEFPGGHYPDPAVLGAAISQ; this comes from the coding sequence ATGACCGGCCGTTTTTTTCTTTCCGGCTGGGCCGGACCCGAAACGCTCTTCCCCGATTTTCCGAGCGGATGGATCGTTCGCGCTCCGTTTCTTGACGGAGACGAGGAAACGCTTGTGGCCGAAATCGCCCGAAGCGGCGGTACGGCGCTTGTGGGCTGGTCCACGGGCGCGCACATGATCGTCAAGCACGCGGCGAGGCTCGTGCCCCGCTTTGGCCGCATCGTGCTGTTCGCGCCCTTTGCCCGTTTCGGCGACAGCCTGCCCGGCCGCATCACCCGGGCCATGGCCACCGGCCTGGCCGCCGATGCCGAGAGCACGACCCGGGCATTCTGGAAAAACTGCGGCGTGCCGGGCGCCCCGGCCTGGAATCCCGACTGGGCCGCGCCCCTGACAGCCGGCCTTGCGTACCTGCTTGCGTCCGAAGCCACGGGAACGCCGGTCCCGGCCGGCAATGTCACGGTCTTTCACGGCAACGCCGACCGCATCGTGCGCCGCCAGGCCGTTTACAAAGCCTTGGCGTTGCTCCCGGGCGCGCGCTTTACCGAATTTCCCGGCGGCCACTATCCCGATCCGGCCGTGCTCGGGGCTGCGATTTCCCAATGA
- the alr gene encoding alanine racemase — protein sequence MTIAYNYLRTKVRLDNIVANYKHLCSFGGHVLAVIKADAYGHGLIETAQALAGAGCDAFAIGSVPEGAALRQSGCDGAIVSLVGPLLPEDDAMVLDFDVTPFVHDFDQLARLAALAAGQGKKAQVALKFDTGMARLGFCECDVPHLLETLAGMPAIEVVMVSSHLATADDPNAFDFVGEQGSKFARICQGLRDGGLTFEASLCNSAGILAHASNFGFEARRAGIALYGVNPFAGTAREPLGAGLVPAMETTTRIVSVHDLACGCSISYGRTYTAERDMRVAIVAAGYADAYSRGLSNRGYMCLAGRRVPIVGRVCMQLTAVDITGVDAAPGDVIHLLGGEGPGTITADDLATWWETIPYEVFCLFGLNPREYC from the coding sequence ATGACCATCGCCTACAATTACCTGCGCACAAAGGTGCGCCTGGATAACATCGTCGCCAACTACAAGCACCTGTGCAGCTTCGGCGGCCATGTCCTGGCCGTCATCAAGGCCGACGCCTACGGCCACGGCCTCATCGAGACGGCCCAGGCCCTGGCCGGGGCCGGCTGCGACGCCTTTGCCATCGGCTCCGTGCCCGAGGGCGCGGCGCTTCGCCAAAGCGGCTGCGACGGGGCCATCGTGTCCCTGGTCGGACCGCTCCTGCCCGAGGACGACGCCATGGTCCTCGATTTTGATGTCACGCCTTTCGTGCATGATTTCGACCAGCTGGCGCGGCTTGCCGCCCTGGCCGCCGGGCAGGGCAAAAAGGCCCAGGTGGCGCTCAAGTTCGACACGGGCATGGCCCGGTTGGGTTTTTGCGAGTGCGACGTGCCGCATCTGCTGGAAACGCTTGCGGGCATGCCGGCCATCGAAGTGGTCATGGTCAGCTCGCACCTGGCCACGGCCGACGACCCCAATGCCTTCGATTTCGTGGGCGAGCAGGGGAGCAAATTCGCCCGCATCTGCCAGGGGCTGCGCGACGGCGGGCTGACCTTCGAGGCCTCGCTTTGCAATTCGGCCGGCATCCTGGCCCATGCGTCCAATTTTGGTTTCGAGGCCCGTCGGGCCGGTATTGCGCTCTACGGCGTCAATCCCTTCGCGGGCACGGCGCGCGAGCCGCTCGGCGCGGGGCTCGTCCCGGCCATGGAGACGACGACGCGTATCGTTTCGGTGCACGACCTGGCCTGCGGCTGTTCCATCAGCTACGGCCGGACCTACACGGCCGAGCGCGACATGCGGGTGGCCATCGTGGCGGCGGGCTACGCCGACGCCTACAGCCGGGGACTGTCCAACCGGGGCTACATGTGTCTGGCCGGCAGGCGCGTGCCCATCGTCGGCCGGGTGTGCATGCAGCTCACCGCCGTCGACATCACGGGCGTGGACGCCGCGCCGGGGGATGTGATCCACCTGCTCGGCGGCGAGGGACCGGGCACGATTACGGCCGACGACCTGGCCACCTGGTGGGAGACGATCCCCTACGAGGTGTTCTGTTTGTTCGGCCTCAATCCGCGCGAGTATTGCTAG
- a CDS encoding methyltransferase domain-containing protein, giving the protein MTTPIRGRFDRAGATYEAAARVQRLVAARLAALCPPVLSGRVLEIGAGSGLLTRNLTPRLAPGAAYVALDLSPGMLRNAAMPGAQKLAADGEHPPFLPGTFDFLASASAMHWYADPAASFAADLALLRPGGDFAIAVYVDGTLGELEEASRATGFGSIYPMRPAASYKALFTDLTGGLARFEEKRHVVTYGSVGELLRALQGAGVTHTPGTKVGSPARYREFVRYYAKRFGGDAGVSATYATLYAWGRRALGAS; this is encoded by the coding sequence ATGACGACACCCATTCGCGGACGTTTCGACCGGGCCGGGGCCACCTACGAGGCCGCCGCCCGGGTCCAGCGGCTGGTGGCCGCGCGGCTGGCGGCGCTTTGTCCGCCGGTCCTTTCTGGGCGCGTGCTGGAGATCGGGGCCGGCAGCGGCCTGCTTACGCGAAACCTCACCCCGCGCCTGGCTCCCGGGGCGGCCTACGTGGCCCTGGACCTCTCCCCGGGCATGCTGCGAAACGCCGCCATGCCCGGCGCGCAAAAACTCGCGGCCGACGGCGAACACCCGCCCTTTTTACCGGGAACCTTCGATTTTCTGGCCTCGGCCTCGGCCATGCATTGGTACGCCGACCCGGCCGCATCTTTCGCGGCCGACCTGGCCCTTCTGCGCCCCGGCGGCGATTTCGCCATCGCGGTCTATGTGGACGGGACGCTTGGCGAGCTCGAAGAAGCGTCGCGGGCCACGGGCTTCGGCTCGATCTATCCCATGCGGCCGGCGGCCTCTTACAAGGCGCTCTTCACGGACCTGACCGGGGGGCTGGCGCGATTCGAGGAAAAACGCCATGTGGTGACGTATGGCAGCGTCGGGGAACTGTTGCGGGCGCTTCAAGGCGCGGGCGTCACCCACACGCCGGGGACAAAGGTGGGCAGCCCGGCCCGGTATCGGGAGTTCGTGCGCTATTACGCGAAGCGTTTTGGCGGGGATGCGGGTGTAAGCGCGACCTACGCGACACTCTATGCCTGGGGCCGGCGCGCCCTTGGCGCATCCTGA